One Citrus sinensis cultivar Valencia sweet orange chromosome 5, DVS_A1.0, whole genome shotgun sequence genomic window, aaataaattgaaaaaaaaaatgtaataaaggGGCAAAACATTGACTAGTCTAATCCTCCTTAAAACCATGTGAAAATTAAGATAGTTATTGTTatgattttagaattaaaattgaatttggtCCACTTAATCCAATTCAAATGAGCATGATAAACATGggataaatattttgttcaaaAAATTAGTCTAATCCTACACATAGTCCCACTCCCGAACATATATAGCCTAAGAGTATCATTCTCAAAGTAAAGGAAAGTAACTTTTAATTGTACCATAAATATCTACAAAGCGTATCTTGCGGCATTGTTCAAAATAtaagagttaaaaaatgaagatttaacTCAAAATAGAAAGACTAAACAAACATTTACTCTTTGTTAGAGGCCGTACGTTTTTGTTTCTAGCTATTTTGCTATTCTATAATCGGTTGCCGATAGGTTGTATCATGGGAATTGATGAAAAGTTAGAATGGCTAGCTAGGAGAAATTAGAAAGTTTACAAATACGAATTGAGAAAACTTGCTCGTATTTCTCCACTCTTGTGCTATTTGGCATACATTGTGTATTGTCCCATCAATAAcaaggaaaaataatcaataattaaacaaaaaatgaatggGAATTTAATTGTATAATATTCGAAGCCTGATCAATAACAAATCAAGTTACTGGGTTGGGACTAAGTGCAGTGTAGTTCTAGAAGCCATACCCAATTTGCATTAAAAGATTCCAATGGATGATCCGTGGGAGCAAGTCCACCAGCGTAAAGCTGTTGATCATTAACCTGGACAATATAGTCACGGGCATCAGCAATTGAAGTTgtcaagtaattaaaataaaatgtgttttctttcaattgcGAAGtctatttatttactaaacacaaacaaacaaaagtacCTCATTGGTTTCATTAAtcaaaatactaataaaaataattattacataaataattaccccaaaaaaaaaaaagtctgtGCTTCGAATAGCGTACATTATTGTCccaacaagaaaacaaatcaaaataattaaacaaataaccAGCGAGAGCTAGTGTGGCATATTGTTTGAATCCTGATCAGTGAGTAAGTTGTTGATAAGTGCGATTGGGATTAAGCGCAGCGGAGTTTAAGCAGCCATTTGCAAGTTGGTGTTAACAACTCCGAGTGGATTATTCTCAACAGCAAATTCATTAACGTGAGTAACAAAGTCATAGGCATCACTAAGTGAAGATGACATTTGGGCAGGATCTCTAGCCTTTAGTGcctctttactttatttacaTCCACATTAGTATAATCAACAAGggtatttgattatttatccctttttatttgatgattttggtaTCTATTGATTTTAGTTTTACATTTTCATTAAAGTAGTGAAACAATAATTGCGTCTTGTTGCACTTATTCGTAATTCTAAAAGTAGTGAAACGATAATAACGATTTATATAATCACAAGAAActtgtattaatttatatctttTGTTTGTGAATCCATCATCTCGTGATCACATAAGACAAATCGAAAGAAACAAATCAATAGAGTGTCTCTGGGATTACGGTAAATGCAGACTGAGCGGCCATTGCCAAGTTGGTATTGAGAACTTGGAGTTGTTCGGTTTGTTGCTCATGAGAATCAGTAACGTGCCCACTAGCTTTATAAGCATCACTGAGCGCAGAACGCATTTGCTCACGGTCTCTAGCCTTAAAAGCCTCTCTAGCTTTATTGCAAGAATCTAACACAGTCTCGTACTCACGAATGGCATCCCAGAGGGGACCACTTTGGCTTACTTCCGGGGTCTGGGATTCCAGTTTTCGAGCCTCGTCAAGACATGCCCTAGCCCTTTCCTCCAGGACGGTTATTGACGCCAGGGAGATTTCACTTGCATTAACTTCAGGACCCAGTTTCGAGCTGATCGAGGCTGCGCAGTCTTCTTCAAAATGAGAGCCGCCGCAGGCTTTCTGGATCTCTTCAATATTGATGATGGCCTCCACGTTATACAAAGCCATAATGCCCACCAGCAAGATGATCGTGACGGActtcattttgattattaGGAGGAAAAGCAAACGTTGCAATTGCAAATGCAAATGAGAGGATAACTTAGCAAATATTGCAATTGCAACTGCGGATGACAGAGATAGGTAGATAGATAGATATTCAAAGGTTCTGAGAAATAACAACTACCGTTGAATTAGATCAAATAAGCGATCGGTAACTCTTtgagaaattttcattttctttaaataggtTTTGACCCGATCAAATCTGGAAAACTACCTGGacttttaacatttattataattaatttttttaaaagctgaTCAAAATAACCTTTTCATGAGAGTCATACAAgaggaaaaaacaaaacaatctCCACCACATATAAGATtattcaaaagttttatttgatCACAGAAAGTAATACGCGCGCATATAGTTACAGCGTGAAGCATCGATCTATCGTGGTTTACATGCTTCAacttttattggttttaaaaCTCTTACTAATTCATAAGCACAgaggtttaatttattttaatatattaatcaaAACATAATGAAGGAAATGATACAATcttgattttgagaatttgattaattagcAATAActgattttgttattatttccAATTAATACGGTTTTTGTTACTGGCATCATTGTGTTAATAAtgttgtaatttatttatttcttgtattatagATTTATCTAGTCTAAGATGTTTATTAGATTAGACGATGTGGAATATTGGAGAATAATTTTAGAGACACAAAGAAGCAAATCGGTTAGTACACGAGGATTATATATCAAAGAGTTCCAACTCAAGGTGATTACTACACTAGTAAGTATAAGTACTTGTGGAATATTGAACACTTAAGGAGGTACATCCTATTACTCCTCTACTAAGGTTTCGGCGAAATACTACACCAATATATAGGGAAGTATTTAACACTTTGAAAACTGAAGAAGAGATATCATACTTTACGTCAAAGTGCCAATCAACGCAAAAGCATGAAGAATTCATACAGCTGCATATGATGATCATATCTCTGTGAAGTTTTAGTCTTTGAGTTTTCTTCGTATCAAGTTTTTCATAGACATTCTTTATAATTACCTTAGTCTCTTAAGATGAAGAGGTCATTTGTTGTGTTGAGAGGATCTCAAGGAAGCAGCAGACACAATTGAGGACGAATGATGCTCGTTAAGGAAGGTCAGCTAAGTTAAATTCAATAAGGTGGCAACAAGAGTAAGAGGGAGTTCGAAATTGTATAAAAATCTAAGAGGTTCTAATCTTTAGTTTTTTACTAAATTGCTTAATGTCTGCTTGTGGCCTCCTGGATGTCGGATTGTGTTCCGACCTATGTAAAAATCCTCTATGTGGTTTGCTTTCTGCAATTATGGTCAAACTCACTTCCAATTTAAGTCAAGATTAAACGTAATTTTGTaagagataaaattttaatcacgagtcaatcataaaatttataataattaaaatttctctcATGAGTCAATCATAAGTCTTTTATGAAGGccccaaaaagaaataaaacaaatccatCTTGACTCGTCGTCCTACATACTATGCGACTATAACACATATTGTAGGTCAAGGTAGGAACATTTTCCCAGAATCTATCACATGTCTTGGTCGGCACATTTACACGTAATGTAGGTAATTTACATTTTCCCTTACTTCCGGGATTAACGACAACAGTTCTCATGCATCTTGGACACTTATGAGTGAAAATTGTTGAGGAGAAAAATGGAACAGGAAATGAGTTTTAATCTTggctaaaaaattaaaaaaataatcttgtacAAATTATTACGTAAGTTCAAACTCATGCTAGTCTACAGTTTTGTTTAGATTTATCTGCTCAAAttctataaaatgaaatgaaatttctcGAAAGGAACCGGTCATTGATTCAATGGTAGctgttcttttcatttttctaaatcctatatatatatatatatatatatataatcttcTAAAAGATAATTGGATATAGAGTGAATAgctgaagaaaaatattatttcttttcataCATTTTCTTTACACGATCctatataatttatacaaaGGGAAGGAGCTATTTTAGGACTATGTTATGACTTGACATACGAGAGTTTCCTATTATATCCATGAAGATTGTGATTTGAGAAAGTTTAGGCTGAAACTAATACTACCCCTTGTTGACAAGTCTTGAACTTGGTAAGCTTTTAGCTAAGGCTGAGCAAAATGCTAGATTgacttcaaaattatttgaggAAAATTTACTCCTTCCTTTTGTAGAGTTCATGATTGTCTTGCTGTCATTTTCTTGGTTGTGGttgatttgaaattgattCTTATCAGCCCCCTTCCAACTAGGGATTGCCATGGGGTGTATTCCAAGTTTGTGCCGAAATTTTGAGAACAATGCTTTGGACAATGGTTTAGTGAATAAATCTACCATTTGCTGTAATGATGGAATATATCTTGTTTTGAGTAATCCACTTGTTACTTTCTCATGAAGAAAGTGACAATCAAGCTCAATGTGCTTGGTCAGTGCATGGAAAACAAGATTTTTTGACATATGAAGGGAGCTGATATTGTCACATATAAGAACTAGAGGCTTTATCAGGTTTATGCCAATCTCTTTGAATATGTATATAAGCCAGGTGAGTTTGACTGTCGTAGATGCCATGCAACGATATTCAGCTTCTGCACTAGAACATGCCATGCAACGATATTCAGCTTCTGCACTAGAACATGCCATGCAACGATATTCAGCTTCTGCACTAGAACGAGCAACGGTGGTTTGCTTTTTTGAACTCCATGAGATACAATTTGATCCAAGGTAAATGCAGAAGCCACTAGTACTTCGACGAGTTACAGGGCAACCCACCCAATCTGAATCTGATAACCTATAAAGTGTCGAGGAACTTTGTTTCAAATAGCTAAGTCCAAAGTTAAGTGTCCCTTTGAGGTACCGCAATATTCGTTTAACAGCTCGAAGATCAGCCTTTGTTGGTTGTTGGAATTTTTGACACACTTTGTTGACGAGTGACCATTGGGTGTGTATTTGTAGTTGTTTCGGTTGAGGTCACAGGTTGATTGTTTGTGATGCCTTTTGTTTGGGATAATGAATTCACAGGTTGAATTGGTAATTCAATGGAAAGTCGATTAGATATATCGGGGAAGTCATGGTTGGtaatttcaatcaaattttgGGGTTGAGTTGGCATGGCTACTAGTtgtattacaatttttttgctAGTGTTGGAGACATTTTCTCTAGTATCCTCGGAGCTGTTATTGCTTTTAGAGTTGTCTTTTTCAGCTCCAAAGGGTAAATTTGGTGTCATCACAATTTTTGAAATGTCTAGGTTTTCAACAATTGTGGGCCTTTCACATGACTCTAAGCAACATCGTGGAAGTAAAGATGAAGAAGTTGATGGCATCAAATTGTCTTGCatcaaattgttttcttcACTGCTAGAATATTGTTCATTGTTAAGTTTTTCCTGCAAATTCATTAAAGGAGATAATTCAGCAAAAGGAAATacactttcatcaaatttcacATGTCTAGATGTATAGACATGTTTGGTGTCCGGATCCAAACAACGATAGCCCTTGTGTATGGGGCTGTATCTAAGGAAAATGTATGGAAGatattttttgtcaaatttatttttattgtaatccCTTAAGTAAGGGAAACACCTGCAtccaaaattaagaaattgcTTGTAATTAGAAGCCTTTTTAAAAAGCGTTTCATAAGGAGATTTTATAGAAATAGTAGAGAGAGGcattagattaattaattttgaaatttcaacaggtaaaatttcaaaacaattttttccAAAGTCTAATGAagagaaatattatatatatgtaaccGTAAATGAAGTTTCAACAGCTGAGAAAGAGATAGgcataagaaattaattcattaattaattaatagagtCCTCCTCTGCTAAATAATGCGAGCCCATTTGTTcgatttactatttttatttttatttcgaaAACCCATCAATCACCGACACCAAaccatattaattaaaaatagttttcaactaatatttgaatttaaaaattatatacacAAACAcgcccaatttttttttaaaaagtagtaattataaaatatttcagtCGTCCTCTATTCAATCACCAAAAACccatttataatctaatagGACAAAAGGTATATGGATTAACAAGTCCCAATACTGTCCTCCATCCTTTCTGCACTTCTCTTTCATCAACGGACATCCCCAAATCTGTAATTGCAAAAGTGAGGAAGGCAGGCCCTTCTCCGGAAAGTATTTGAGCTTGGGACAATCATGGAGTCGCAATTCAGTGAGGTTTTGAAGATCAACAATTGAAGAAGATAGGCGTTCCAGATTTGGAAAATCTCCAATCCACATAGATGTTAGAGAGGCAGGAAGAGGAAGCGCGGTCCCCAATCTTTTGTCCTCTGCCTCTGGTGGAAATGACACCATGTCGTCATCGCATCCTTCGATTGAAAGATGTCGCAGAGAGGAAAATCTGTGAAATCCCTGGCCCCGCTCAATCATTGACTTCCAAATctttgtattaaaaataatctcaaGTGAACGAAGGTCGGTGGGAAGgccatcatcttcttcaaggCTTGGAAGCTCACCTCCTATTCTTAATTCTTGAAGAGACTTCAGATTGTGTAATCCCTTGGGTAAGGCCTCTAGTCTCTTACAATCATATATCTCCAGCCTCGTGAGTTTCGCACAAGGCAATCCCCCTTCGGGAAAGGTCACCAGATTTCCACACCACCAAATTTTAATCTCTTGAAGCTGGCGGAGATTATGTAAACCACTCGGTAAATTCTTCAGTTTTTCACAAAAATCAATTCTGATTAtttcaagagatgtgttgtcgTCCAACCTTTCAGCTATTGACTCCAGCTTTGAACATCCATAAACACAAAGGGACTTAAGAGACGGAGGTAGATTGCCAACTTCAAGGGACTCAAGCGTGGCAGGTAactcattttttgaaaatatacatgtcaGTGATGGACAATAGCGAATGCCTAAGTGCTCAAGAAGAGATGAGTTGTACCTTctgctgttgctgctgctaCTGTGGATGCCCTCTTCCACTGTCAAAGTCCTTATATTACCGCACTCATCGATGAACAACGTCTTAAGGCTCGGTGGTAGCTGGACTCCAGCAATATATCTCAACGAATGGCAACTCTCAATATACAAGATCTCGAGAGATGAATTTGTGTCGCACATCCATGCCTCTGGTAACGATTTCAGTGCATCACATTCACTAATCTCAATTTTCTTCAACTTGGAAGGCAGAGCAACCTCAGGAAAGGAATCAAGGGAATTGCAGCCGCCAATGAATATCTCTCTCAAGGAACTCAGGCTGAGCAGTGATTGTGGCAGCTTCACAAGGCCTTCACATATGTACAGTCTTAGATATTCAAGCCTGCATGAGAACTCGCAGAGCTTCTGTCGTTGGTCTTCCTCTTCCTCAGCCACCAAGGATTGAAGTTTAGAACAGCTTGTAATCATCAGTCTTTTGAGAGAGCAAATGTCTTGCAGTAATTCGGTATGACTCTTCCAtatatatgtttcatttttaatattatttatccCCAATTCTTCCAGTTTTGGTATTCGCGGCTTCAATGGCCCTGCGAGAAACACTTGATTTGATGTATCTCTAGAAGCCACTGAATTCTGTGAGCCGAGATGATCAGTTGCACTTCTCCCCACAACTTTTTTACATTCACCAATTTGCAAGTTGCAAAGAGCTGGAAGACTAGTAACTGAAACTGACAATTCTTCACATCTACCAATTTGCAAGTTGCAAAGAGCTGGAAGACTAGTAAGTGAAACTGACAATTCTTCACATCCATTAATTTGCAAGTTGCAAAGAGCTGGAAGACTAGTAACTGAAACCGAAAATTCTTCACATCTGTAAATAACAAGCATCTGCAATGCAGGAAGGCATTTTGGAAAGGTTCCTCGCAGTTTAGAACATCTTAAAATGTGAAGCTCTCTCAATTTAGGAAACCGTTCAACTCCCTGACTGGATCCATGAGGAATCCAGTCTTCCCATTCTTGCATGTCTTCAAAACGAAGAGTCTCCAAGCATGGAAATGGAATTGGAGAGTCATTCCCATAGAACTCTGAACCCAATCTCTTTACTCTACTCATTCCACGCACTGTAAGATGCTTTAGAGAGGGCAGTTGCCCGACAGACGGCAGGGCAGTGCACATGCCGCAATCTTCAAATTTAAGTGTCACTAAATTTGAGAATGAGGAATCTCCTAACCATGTTGGAAATTTTGTGCCCCCATAGCCACAGATATAAAATTGTTCCAGATTTTTATGGGGTTTGAGCATGTCGAGCACGCCCATTTCAGTTTCTGCCTCCCTTGAAGATGAACCATCGGTACAGCATGTCCATCGAAGCAATAATTCTCTAAGATTCTTCTTTCCATCCATTTGAGCCTCCTTCGCATTATCAACGTATTTTACGTtctctaattttgaaattttaagtgTCCCACGAAGATGCATTAACAACTTTAGCTCTGGTAACCCCGAACAGCTGTCTTTTCCCACAACAAAATTACACGTCTGAAGACAAGTCAACTTGCCAATTCCTACTGGCATTTCCTTCAACAAATCtgtatttgaattattgagaTGATGCAATTTGATGAGATTTCCCATGTCTGCACACAACTTCTTCAGTCGTCGACAACCCACCAACAGAAGGGTGTGCAAGTTGTAAAGCTTGTTGACTGATTCAGGCAGAGTTCTAATCTCAGTTCCAGACAGGTTAAGGTGCCTTAAATACCTCAAATCACCAACTGAATCCGGCAGCTCGGAGATGCAATATCCACGCAGAGAGAAGACCCTTAAGCTTTGGAGTTTGAACAACCTAGGGAGAATGCTATGAGCCAAGTATCCATGCCGACTATTTAACAACATCAGTGGTAAAAAAGTTCTCAAATGTTGGATATCATACAATTTCTCAAACCTTTCAACGCCATCATATTCTCCACAAATGTATGATAGATGACGAAGATTTCTGGAAAATCTTTGCTGCTGGTTAACCTCCGAGGTATACTCCAGTGTGAAGTATGTCTCCCCTGCAGCCCAACGGGCAAGGTCGTTGATAAGATCGTGCATAACAAATCGTGATGCATCGGTGGCCGATTGCTGGAAAAAAGATCTTGAACATAGCTCCTTAAAGAAATCACGACCTAAATCTTCACTAGGATTCTGACCTTCTTTGTGATCCAAAAAACCGGAGGCAcaccataataaaattatctcctCCTCTTCAAATTCATAATCCTTTGGTAACAATGAGCAGTATGCAAAGCATTGTTTCAAAGTTGGAGGAAGATAATAATAGCTCACCGCAAGGGCTGGTATAATGCGGCATCTTTCTTCTGGCAATTCCCATATCTTGCTAATGAGCACACGTTCCCACTCACGTCTGTCATGCTCTCCACGTAAAAGTCCTCCAAGCGTTTGTGCTGCCAAGGGCAAGCCATCGCATTTGGTCACTATCTTCCTGCCGATTTCCTCTAATGACATATGTGAACTGAAATCTCGCGTCCCCAAAGAATGTTGAGCGAATATAGCTAGACAATCATTATATGACagcttttttaattgataagcTGGAAGAGTCCCCATGATTTTTGCAACCTCATGATTGCGAGTACTAACAATAATCTTACTTCCCCGTGCACTTGCTCCAAGCGGACGGCTAAAGTCAACCCAATCATCGTAATTCCGGTTCCACACATCATCTAAAACAAgcaaaaatttctttccaGATAGTTGCTTATTCAGTTCCTCTTGAAGCTTATTCAAGTTTAGATTATCCACATTCTGGTGAGTCACGATGGATGTCAAGATTGTTTTTGTTAGCCTGATAACATCGAAATCATCTGAGACACAAGTCCATGTCTTGAGATCGAAATGATTCTGCACTCGATCATCATTATAGGCAAGCCGAGCAAGAGTAGTTTTGCCCAGCCCACCAAAACCTACAATAGGTATAACCGAGAATCCACCATCATTTCTCAAATCATCCCTCAACAACAATTCAACAATTTCCTTCTTATCTGTTTCCCTGCCATAGACGTTGGCTCCAGTCACTACAGAGGTTGTCTCTAGCCTTTGACTGGCTTTTTTGGACCCTCCAGCTGAACTTACGTTCAAACCCAGCGAGTCTTTCTGTGTCACAATTTCTTGAAATCTGTCGTTGATCTCTTTGATTTTGGACATCATGGCGTAATCGAACTGAATCAATTGTGGTGTAAAAGTGGTGCAGCAAGTAGGAATGAGCTTCCGAAACTTACTTGTTCTTGTACGACTGCTACTGGGCTGATCCTGAGCCGCAGCTGGATCTCCATTTTCAAGCAGCAACTTCCTCCGGAAAGCCTCAGTTTGAAACTCATCCAACAAGTCTTCAACATCATAAGCCAAGTCCTGAAGCTTGCCAAGCCACTTCTTCACAAACTGATTAGTCGTCTTCTTCTCCTCAGCATCATCAAGCACCGCCTTGATCATCTCCAACATATTCGCCCACTTCATCAGATCGGCCTTGATTTGCTCTTGGCGTGCAAAAAATAGAATCCCCTCTGAAGCTAACTTATTGACCAGCAAATCAACGGACGCCGTAAGGATTGCCTCTCCGAtgatttacatttttttttttctttcttctcctttttttttggggggcaaagaaagaagcagaattttgagttttgaaaagcaaaatgagaaaattgaACAGAAAGTGTGAAGGGTCAAGAAAAACGCAGGTAACAAGTCTTCCACTTCTTGTTTATTCCAGGAAAGTGAAATTGAAAACAGAGCCCACCACCCATTAATAATTTAGCAATTCACCAATCGTTGCCagattcaataaatataaaatcgCACGTTGATATTTGTAGGGCCAAGCAACATTAATCAAGTGTCCGGGTAAATGCGGAATAAAGAGCAAAATGGAATGTATCTACTACGGACCTTCGCTTTACAAGTCTTCAAAGTCATAATAGCTAAATCAAAACGTTTCTCTCTCTGTGTCTCTCTTATATAATTACttcatttattgaattaattttcatgctAAAACGAAGACTTAAAAGTacactacaatttttttataatcacaGAATGATAACTTCAActattatgttatattaatttcgtgttaaaataaattacaataaaattttagtcgAATATAATAAGTTcgacttatttattaaatatatatatttaataaaataataacacaattaatatgttatcaatcaaataaaagttctaaagtgaaaacaaaatcGGCCCCCACGACCATCAATAATGTAGCAAGCTTCACTTTATTACActaaagtgaaaacaaaaacagcCGCTACCACCATCAATAATTTAGCAAGCTTCAAAATGCTGGTGCTTGTCCGCTTGACGAACTGGGCATGGGTGGACCAGGCATCATTGAGCAATtcggaaaaaattaaataataaaaaaatcagcGTC contains:
- the LOC112497238 gene encoding putative disease resistance RPP13-like protein 1 isoform X1 produces the protein MSIIGEAILTASVDLLVNKLASEGILFFARQEQIKADLMKWANMLEMIKAVLDDAEEKKTTNQFVKKWLGKLQDLAYDVEDLLDEFQTEAFRRKLLLENGDPAAAQDQPSSSRTRTSKFRKLIPTCCTTFTPQLIQFDYAMMSKIKEINDRFQEIVTQKDSLGLNVSSAGGSKKASQRLETTSVVTGANVYGRETDKKEIVELLLRDDLRNDGGFSVIPIVGFGGLGKTTLARLAYNDDRVQNHFDLKTWTCVSDDFDVIRLTKTILTSIVTHQNVDNLNLNKLQEELNKQLSGKKFLLVLDDVWNRNYDDWVDFSRPLGASARGSKIIVSTRNHEVAKIMGTLPAYQLKKLSYNDCLAIFAQHSLGTRDFSSHMSLEEIGRKIVTKCDGLPLAAQTLGGLLRGEHDRREWERVLISKIWELPEERCRIIPALAVSYYYLPPTLKQCFAYCSLLPKDYEFEEEEIILLWCASGFLDHKEGQNPSEDLGRDFFKELCSRSFFQQSATDASRFVMHDLINDLARWAAGETYFTLEYTSEVNQQQRFSRNLRHLSYICGEYDGVERFEKLYDIQHLRTFLPLMLLNSRHGYLAHSILPRLFKLQSLRVFSLRGYCISELPDSVGDLRYLRHLNLSGTEIRTLPESVNKLYNLHTLLLVGCRRLKKLCADMGNLIKLHHLNNSNTDLLKEMPVGIGKLTCLQTCNFVVGKDSCSGLPELKLLMHLRGTLKISKLENVKYVDNAKEAQMDGKKNLRELLLRWTCCTDGSSSREAETEMGVLDMLKPHKNLEQFYICGYGGTKFPTWLGDSSFSNLVTLKFEDCGMCTALPSVGQLPSLKHLTVRGMSRVKRLGSEFYGNDSPIPFPCLETLRFEDMQEWEDWIPHGSSQGVERFPKLRELHILRCSKLRGTFPKCLPALQMLVIYRCEEFSVSVTSLPALCNLQINGCEELSVSLTSLPALCNLQIGRCEELSVSVTSLPALCNLQIGECKKVVGRSATDHLGSQNSVASRDTSNQVFLAGPLKPRIPKLEELGINNIKNETYIWKSHTELLQDICSLKRLMITSCSKLQSLVAEEEEDQRQKLCEFSCRLEYLRLYICEGLVKLPQSLLSLSSLREIFIGGCNSLDSFPEVALPSKLKKIEISECDALKSLPEAWMCDTNSSLEILYIESCHSLRYIAGVQLPPSLKTLFIDECGNIRTLTVEEGIHSSSSNSRRYNSSLLEHLGIRYCPSLTCIFSKNELPATLESLEVGNLPPSLKSLCVYGCSKLESIAERLDDNTSLEIIRIDFCEKLKNLPSGLHNLRQLQEIKIWWCGNLVTFPEGGLPCAKLTRLEIYDCKRLEALPKGLHNLKSLQELRIGGELPSLEEDDGLPTDLRSLEIIFNTKIWKSMIERGQGFHRFSSLRHLSIEGCDDDMVSFPPEAEDKRLGTALPLPASLTSMWIGDFPNLERLSSSIVDLQNLTELRLHDCPKLKYFPEKGLPSSLLQLQIWGCPLMKEKCRKDGGQYWDLLIHIPFVLLDYKWVFGD